The DNA region cttcagaataatcaagtaaaagtaaaaagtactcatccaaataattacttgagtaagagtaaaaaaggtgaaaaaactactcaagtactgagtaactgttgagtaacgtctgatttatttgttaacacaagcattcaatcagacagacaaacatactaaataatcatctttaggcaaattagagttcatccaattgatgaaataaattaaaatgaatgaattaattacaaaatagcttaaattaaaataatccaggtaaattcaagaacttcaataaaaaatataagagacttaggaaatgtttaaaacatatgtaacctaaaaaacaaacattcacctatccatggggggaaaaacgagtttaggaaacttagcgctacatgtttcctcaagttagatgttgagtttctgctgaaatgtgcgtttgttttggttgacacagaagacacataatgtagctgctgtttctcactctttgtaaggtaaacatgctttcagtatgaggcctcgtctgcgtcttcatttcccaccgttggttctgacatttttcatctgtttctttgtttgtttgctacgactgctaatgctaaagctaacccgtcccgccgctgagattgagtacggtcacgtgaccagactgcacggctgcgtctgattggtggaacacagtcaggtggtagagcctttggcggaagtcgctggctgtgttccaaaccgtatacttctcctactactcatactaactttctgagttagtatgcgagtttgagtaagcaagaagttcccggatgcatactagattctctgaaatgttgggtatgcatcatgaggttactactcatactcaaactacccaagatgcaatgtaacgtgacgtcgccgatcgtcatttcctgtcaaaacggcagtttcaagctagctacatcgagggtaggttcacttcctgttttcaaattaaaagccccaattgtatggtaatggctttccctatgataaatggcaacgggtattttattttgtgaaaataaccggaagtgcgttactcactgcggctagctttagtaacgccgaattcgtgggaacaaaattgtaaacagccggtattttgtcaggttttcaacacgttggggatctaaacgactactttctcacctgaaaatgtttcaaatgttgctaaagtttacagagtttagagcttaagagaaatcagcttcaggccggctgatttcggctcgggcaggagcgaaatgcattgtgggtaaacgctctgcatactgtctgatcgatgagtatgtagtatgtagtatgcagtatgcagtatgtagtatgtagtatgtagtatgcagtatgtagtatgtagtatgcagtatgtagtatatagtatgcagtatgtagtatgtagtatgtggtttcgaacacagcctctctctctgtcagaataaaaccttaaaatgaggcgtacgcggggggataaaaatttcatttcagagttctgAGGCCCCACAGAAGGGACACGGTCTGGGGAGGGATGACTTCTTTAGGTACCTGCAAGTGAGACGTTATTATAACCAAAATATTACAgaggcgttggagaaagataAGTCAGGGTTCATGGAGGtattattattagggctgggcgagttgactcgttattatcgcgttaactcgttaattatttaatgccgataaatattttatcgcgcattaacgcaggttttattattgtaaaagtctgttgaatgcatcacagtcacacagttacagcaaacaccacgaagcatggagtgatacaataaagataaactagcagatAGCATCACCGCTACAGATGTGAAGCTCagggagctaaccggcgctacttcctgttttacttgtttcaacataaaaacacGTTGTCGCGGCCTTTTAAGTTTCCAAATTATATTTTCCAACaaaggccgtgggtggcagcagttgattgttaaaaaatatatgtagtttatttttgacaacaaaaataatatgaacaaaacaataacaaaaaaattcttACAATTTGGATgaaaacgaaagttaacttattttaatttaacaagatctaaaagtggtcaaaaaatcaTTCAACCACCACCTCCCGTCCTCATACCGGACATTTGACCAACAAAAAAGAGCCCCGtgtgtgttcttaatctgtaTGATTAATGGGCCGGTCTAAAAGTcaccaaaataatttaaacGATCTCTAATACAAAAATGAACCCCAGATCTCGACTCCAAATCAATCAAAGTATATTCCAACTacccaaagaaaaccaaaccatgattacaaaacataaatggccacaatgcacgtatttcaaaataaattaaaaaaaaaaaaactgcatttacagccaagttgaattgtcttctcagcgtagtagggatacaggtcgtttaggccgcagtcgtttaggccaggctacctgagcagccgaaatctttattactgtacattcgttattataagatataagtcagctctactggtctgtctgggtagcctacatatctatgggaaattatttaataaccaactttagtgtggaaacgttttttttattaaataaatggtgatttataaattcataaaattgtggaaataatcatccgcattgccacattcattggacaataatgctgtataatacaaattcggttagcttaacaatgctaaatcgcgatcatgctaacgagcagaaacggacattttaaagagtgcaaatacacaccaggagcaagaaaacactatcagaaaggtaagtaacatgtacacattcatttcacatcagtatgaacataactgccgcaccggtgtaaacatgtcgagtggtgaaggtgaagaaaggaagaggaactgcacaaaccgtcttcaaaataaaacgcccacttcaaataataacgaatgtacaataataaagatttcagctgctcaggtagcctggcctaaacgactgcggcctaaacgacctgctccccgtagtagttccagtctaaaatatcacttaaagtgttagttcgccattttgcacataaagccctgtttttaggtagtctggggtgaattatagatgttctgatcacaatttgtacatttggtgctgaacggagcatttaggtatccactgctgcagcccccccacctttgcattgagtcaatgaccactcaagcaaacaatcataaaacggcattaaactttcgtttgaaaagacatggaactcaccgtgtggtcagtggtggacagcgacAAATTGACCcaaaaatcgcagcgaaatgtgccttctaacagttgttttagcatttggtggacctatttttccggacaccgttgaatagcagcagcaagacatccagcgacATCCAGCGCGCGGAGTAATACTAGTCaaaccaatacaaatcaatgaagacggacaataatggtaatataacttctctggaagcgtatttcgcgatgattttcgagccaacgtatcgctgtccaccacagaccacacggtgagtttcatgactctgcaaacgaaagtttaatgccgttttatgattgtttgcttgagtggtcattgactcaatgcaaaggtgggggggctgcagcagtggatacctaaatgctccgttcagcaccaaatgtccaaattgtgatcagaacatctctaactcatcccagaatacccccaaacagggcttaatgtgcaaaatggcgaactaacactttaaaggcaaaacacacaactgatagcagcaagtcattcaaggaaacagacagtggagcgaggcttctacataaaaactacagaaagatgctgatgttaaaagtgtgtttgcacaacaaatgtaatggcactttcattcatatggcagcacatttaaaataaaactaaatgctaaaagctatacgctacttttggattcatttttggattctgcgtacaaatgagattaatcgtgattaatcagggaaatcatgtgattaattagattgcactcttcacttttaaattaattaattaatgattatttttaatgggtttttttagttttcattttttttctttttaatgatttcattgccttcttgtgattttatgtagctgtaaagcactttgaattaccttgtgtacgaattgtgctctataaataaaattgccttgccttgcctcgattaaaaattttaatcaatttttttatttcttttaaatagaaaaataaaacctgcgttaaataattaatgccttaacgcgataataacgagttaactcgcccagccctaatatatatatatatatatttgttttttcttgtgtgtgtgggtgatATATTGATTGCATGTAGGGGTGCGCTCCccaattctgttgtttttgtgttattaCTTCCTCCTGGAGTGGTTTGGGTCCGTGGGAGAAAGACCCAGAGGGGCAGCATGGACTGCATCACTGAATCCTCGGCAAACTGAGTTATTGTACACGTGTAGTGGTGTATGTGAGGGAGATATGCCTTTACTGAATAATAAAAGCTTTGATatcaaatatacaattaaaacatcttcttagtgaatataaaaccATGAGCGCGAACCTTTAGTCTGAAGAGAGAGATGTTTGTGTTCTGCACAAGCAGCTTTTTGATGAAATCACCTCCCGCCAGTGGCTGTTAAATGAGATAAACCCTGTGAAAGTTCAGAATTGGTGACACTGAGGACTCAGACAAAGGGACGGGGGTGCAGCAGCTGGGTGGGTTTGTAACTGTACACCCTGAGCCGCAGCTTTGGATCCCGTCTCCCGTCCCATGACGACATGTCGCCCCGGTGTTAAGCTGCCGAAGCTGCCGTCTGACATTTAACACACAACATGTGTGACATCCCTCCTCTTTTGGTGGCTTCCTACAGTTTCTCCCTTTAACAGGAAATAAAGAATGCATATTACAACCATCTGCTCTCAATTAGAGGTGAAGGAGAAGTGAGAATAAGGAATAAAGTCAAAGTTTTCATCTGGATGAAACCAGGTGGAGGATGAAACTCCACTTCCATGCAGCGGTTGTGTTTCCGAGCATGAATGAATGCTGGTGATGACGTTAtccgggtgtgtgtgtgcgccccatgtttgtgtgtgtgtgtgtgtgtgtgtgccatgtttgtgtgtgtgtgtgtgtgtgtgtgcgccatgtttgtttgtgtttgtgtgtgtgtgtccttgaCAGACAGAATATAAAAGTCGGACAACCGGTCGAAACTTCAGACGAGAAGAAGAGCGACAAAAGTCTTCATCAGACGGCCGAACGAGAAGAAAACAGCAGCGATAAGAGGAGACGAAGAAAGGTGAGAGGCTTTATTTCCTGTGATTTCTTTATCCTTTCAGAACTTTAAACGATGTATTCTGTTGGAGTATTTAGGTTATTTTATGTTATTGGCTCCCAATGATTGAATCGATAATCATTTATCAATGAAAACAGACTGGGATGGAAAATACTCTTAAACGTGTTTATGGTCTAAAACAGTTGATGGAGTGACACCACCCAGTATATCAAAGATCTGCTTTTAATTGAGTCAGTAAGTTGGGTTAAAGACGTTAAACACGTTAAAAACTCTGACTTATTTTATATAAACATACGATTCGAtgcacttacatcattttctggaaaaaaaaggtgtgatttgacatgaatggtCGCTGGTTGGACCGGTGGTCcgtcctttgaaccggaaggacgacaccgccagacaaacagaaattGTAACGTTtgagttttcaataaagttttctttttaaaaataaataaataaataaaaaaaaatcgataAAATCGCTCAGCCCAAATAAACGGAGAAGAATAAACGAGTGTGATGTATGgaactgaatttttttccactgaatttttttttttttttttttttttacactgttggtttttcaaattcaaagtctgattttgatgctgtaaaaattcaatattacaaatccgtattcaaactctgatggcacagaaaaacgtCCATAGTGATGCCACATCCCAAAATTGAGGTCCAAAAAAAGAGTTGTAATTGGATGATTGGCTCCGTTGAACTTGTTCTCTGATTGGTTGACAGGAGCATGCGTCCCTTGTGGCTACTGGTGGCCGTGGTGGTAGTGGGCGGGGCCAGGGGAGTCGCCGCGCAGTGCTGGGAGCATCCGAGCTGCCAGGAGCTGAACTCTGAGAGCAGCATGATGGTGAAGGACGGCGCGCTTCTCATTTCCTGCGCGGTCACTTTGGCCCCCATCACTGAGTGGTACTTTGTGTCTTCTCCTGCAGGAATGCATCCAGCTGTGCCGCTCCGACCTCACCGCCGAGACCCCCGTCGTTCCCGGCGGCGCCCACCTCCAGCCCCCTCCTCCATCagacccctcctcctctcctcagaCCAAGCGCTCCTACTCCATGGAGCACTTCCGCTGGGGCAAGCCCGTCGGCCGGAAGCGCCGCCCGGTCAAAGTCTACGCCTCCAACGGCGTGGAGGAGTCGTCGGCCGAGGTGTTCCCCGCCGAGATGAGGAGGCGGGAGCTGACCAATGAGCTGctggagcaggagcagcagcaggaggaggccGGGGAGCAGCAGGAGAAGAAGGACGGCTCCTACAAGATGAAGCACTTCCGCTGGAACGGGCCCCCGGCTGGCAAACGCTACGGCGGCTTCATGAAGAGCTGGGAGGAAGGGCGCCAGAAACCGCTGGTCACGCTCCTCAAGAACATCATCAACAAAGATGAGCAGCAGTGAGAGcggggagggaggagaggagggcgGGGAAACGGGGAGAGTCCTTTCTACGCAGCCGATGAGCAGGCAGCAGAGAGCTGAGAGCTCTGAAAGTGCCGCCTGAGAGGAGGGGAAGCGCGTTTTCATATGGTTTCATGTAAATAACTGTATTTAATAAATGAAAACTAAGAGTTATtaagcaaaaaacaaaatgtttgtgTAGTTTCACTCCTGAATCTGAATTAAAGGTGTAAACTGTGACGTATGTGACTGATGTGGTGAAGAGACGGCCGAGCCGAACCGGCCGAGCTGTTGACTTCTCCTCCTCCCGTCCgatcacacatgtgcaagtctcaagtcgttttttcttgggcaagtcaaagtcaagtcaccttattattcgAATTTTACCTgcaaaatctga from Odontesthes bonariensis isolate fOdoBon6 chromosome 11, fOdoBon6.hap1, whole genome shotgun sequence includes:
- the LOC142391503 gene encoding pro-opiomelanocortin-like: MRPLWLLVAVVVVGGARGVAAQCWEHPSCQELNSESSMMECIQLCRSDLTAETPVVPGGAHLQPPPPSDPSSSPQTKRSYSMEHFRWGKPVGRKRRPVKVYASNGVEESSAEVFPAEMRRRELTNELLEQEQQQEEAGEQQEKKDGSYKMKHFRWNGPPAGKRYGGFMKSWEEGRQKPLVTLLKNIINKDEQQ